A window from Candidatus Peregrinibacteria bacterium encodes these proteins:
- a CDS encoding metal-sensing transcriptional repressor codes for MEHSLQEKSLKQLKKGAGMLQKVIKMIENGDYCMDILQQSLATIGFIKSANQTLLENHLNTCFKKGMASSDNKKQEQLIKEILRIVDKT; via the coding sequence ATGGAACACTCGTTACAAGAAAAATCTTTAAAACAATTAAAGAAAGGTGCCGGGATGCTGCAAAAAGTTATTAAAATGATAGAAAATGGCGATTATTGTATGGATATTTTGCAACAAAGCCTCGCCACTATAGGATTTATCAAATCTGCAAATCAAACATTATTGGAGAACCATCTTAATACCTGCTTCAAAAAAGGAATGGCGAGCAGTGATAATAAAAAGCAAGAACAATTAATCAAAGAGATACTTCGTATAGTTGATAAAACTTAA
- a CDS encoding DUF1573 domain-containing protein, which translates to MKKYILLFTIILSLFVFVGCSAENTTKTTDIISESGNIEIMPSIFDFGEIDRTQGEVSTTVIVENVGEEILNMNRLSTSCGCTTAEMDMSDLAPGESREMVVTFDPMTHPDLTGPVIRIIYLQTSDSVRPEIEIELTGNVI; encoded by the coding sequence GTGAAAAAATACATACTTTTATTTACAATTATATTATCATTATTCGTATTTGTCGGGTGTAGTGCCGAAAATACAACTAAAACTACTGATATAATATCAGAATCCGGTAATATTGAAATTATGCCCTCTATATTTGATTTTGGTGAAATAGATAGAACTCAAGGGGAAGTCTCGACTACTGTGATTGTTGAAAATGTGGGGGAAGAAATACTTAATATGAATCGATTATCTACCAGCTGTGGCTGCACTACGGCTGAGATGGATATGTCAGACCTTGCGCCCGGTGAGAGTCGTGAAATGGTAGTTACTTTTGATCCGATGACGCACCCTGATTTGACAGGCCCAGTCATTCGCATCATTTATTTACAAACATCCGATTCGGTCAGACCTGAGATTGAAATAGAATTAACCGGAAACGTCATATGA
- a CDS encoding cytochrome c biogenesis CcdA family protein, giving the protein MKNLLKKSVLSLVIFAAIFGSFSNSAFATKDIALDTVTVFFNEACQDCGELVKEFYPGFFEEYGYTLTMKDYINERSNRAELHKFNEDWNVPFELQSHIEAFVSRNLLIGGHVPESIMRYLLENPSKYDKLLVYQDKMHGEETEYKVWDFKGEIKTYPIDEPITTYLQWRKMHSHDEEVTINQDRGFLSLFALISGAAFLDGLNPCAFAVLLFFIAFLFSIKKTRGSIWKMGLTYVFGIYLAYLLIGLGIAQAIVISGAPHLMAYVGAYLVISLGVIQLLGIVFPSFPIKLRIPVNTKATVEKWIFKATIPAAFIGGFIVGLCTFPCSGGIYVAIISMLSISQTYGAGIAWMFWYNIIFISPLLIMLALAGNPKTTERLQKWERKEASKEKIIVGLTMIAVGAIILLFFV; this is encoded by the coding sequence ATGAAAAACCTTTTAAAAAAATCAGTATTAAGTTTGGTTATTTTCGCTGCAATATTTGGTAGTTTTTCAAATAGCGCCTTTGCGACAAAAGATATAGCGCTCGATACAGTAACTGTGTTTTTCAATGAAGCATGTCAGGATTGTGGAGAGCTTGTAAAAGAATTTTATCCTGGTTTTTTTGAAGAATATGGGTATACGTTAACAATGAAGGATTATATAAATGAGAGGAGTAATCGGGCGGAGCTCCATAAGTTTAATGAAGATTGGAATGTGCCTTTTGAGCTCCAAAGTCATATAGAAGCGTTCGTAAGTCGCAACCTACTTATAGGAGGGCATGTACCTGAAAGCATAATGAGATATCTTCTGGAAAATCCATCTAAATACGATAAGCTGCTTGTTTATCAAGACAAAATGCATGGAGAAGAAACTGAATATAAAGTCTGGGATTTCAAAGGCGAGATAAAGACATATCCTATAGATGAACCGATTACGACTTATTTGCAGTGGCGTAAGATGCATAGTCATGATGAAGAAGTCACTATAAATCAAGATAGAGGGTTTTTATCTTTATTCGCATTGATCTCAGGGGCGGCGTTCTTGGATGGACTCAACCCATGTGCATTTGCCGTGCTTTTATTTTTTATAGCATTTTTATTTTCAATCAAAAAGACTCGGGGGAGTATTTGGAAGATGGGGCTGACTTATGTTTTTGGAATTTATCTGGCTTATCTCTTAATAGGACTTGGGATCGCTCAAGCTATTGTGATAAGTGGAGCACCACACTTAATGGCATATGTCGGAGCCTATCTGGTGATTTCACTTGGAGTGATACAGCTCCTTGGAATTGTATTCCCTTCATTCCCTATCAAGCTCCGCATCCCTGTAAATACAAAAGCAACTGTTGAAAAATGGATATTCAAGGCAACCATACCAGCTGCATTTATCGGAGGATTTATCGTTGGACTATGTACTTTCCCATGCTCCGGTGGGATCTACGTTGCGATCATAAGCATGCTCTCTATTTCACAAACATATGGAGCCGGAATCGCATGGATGTTCTGGTACAACATTATATTTATTAGCCCGCTCCTTATCATGCTTGCCCTCGCCGGCAATCCGAAAACCACAGAGCGTCTCCAAAAATGGGAACGCAAAGAGGCCTCTAAAGAAAAAATTATAGTTGGCCTAACTATGATTGCCGTCGGAGCTATTATTCTTTTATTTTTTGTTTAA